In Kordia antarctica, the following proteins share a genomic window:
- a CDS encoding 3'-5' exonuclease — protein MLQKMNLEHVLFLDIETVPEHPNFNDLDAEEQALWEQKTVYKRKDEFTPEEFYDRAGIWAEFGKIICISVGYFSNKGDIRNFRTTSFYGEEEHLLQEFKGLLESHFNRPHHVLCAHNGKEFDFPFIARRMIINRITLPSKLNLFGKKPWEIAHLDTLELWKFGDYKHYTSLKLMTKILGIPSPKDDIDGSQVRDVFYEENNIDRIIVYCEKDVIAVAQILLRLRNERLLDDDEVLHV, from the coding sequence ATGTTACAAAAAATGAACCTGGAACATGTGTTGTTTCTAGATATAGAAACGGTTCCTGAACATCCTAATTTTAATGATTTGGATGCAGAAGAACAAGCACTTTGGGAACAAAAAACGGTGTATAAACGCAAAGATGAGTTTACACCTGAAGAATTTTATGATCGTGCCGGAATTTGGGCAGAGTTTGGAAAAATTATCTGTATTTCTGTTGGGTATTTTTCCAATAAAGGCGATATCCGAAATTTTAGAACGACTTCTTTTTATGGCGAAGAAGAACACTTACTCCAAGAGTTTAAAGGACTTTTAGAATCACACTTTAACAGACCGCATCATGTGTTGTGTGCGCATAATGGAAAAGAATTTGACTTTCCATTCATCGCGCGCAGAATGATTATTAACAGAATTACATTGCCTTCTAAGTTGAATTTGTTCGGGAAAAAACCTTGGGAGATTGCACATTTAGACACCTTAGAATTGTGGAAATTTGGCGATTATAAACATTATACTTCTTTAAAGTTGATGACAAAAATTTTAGGAATTCCTTCGCCAAAAGATGATATTGATGGAAGTCAAGTTCGAGATGTTTTTTACGAAGAAAATAATATTGATCGTATTATTGTGTATTGTGAAAAAGATGTGATCGCTGTCGCGCAGATTTTACTCAGACTCCGAAATGAACGTTTGTTAGATGATGATGAAGTTTTGCATGTGTAG
- a CDS encoding ligand-gated ion channel, with amino-acid sequence MKFPKSILCIFILFVSVQLFARQHHTISTEKEPLEVSVNLRINKIYNINSVQETYQIDGYFMYTWKNEEAISYLKDSTANSIVFENDKARELINSDLWIPAFELINVQGSREVPNIRIEIYSDGIIEYEERFFATCSTNMDFKKFPFDSQVYQVAIEAFSYGSKKIVFTNPKLFLEKDHEDYLGEDWEFVNSDAHVVTKTYKYMDDSINSEKNSYSRVIFEIKAQRLSGYYEWQVLFPLLIIILASFSIFWIKEFGSQIGVGFTLMLTVVAFNFYSASILPKLPYNTFIEYVIIVGYIFIFLGIVAVIINHRINGEEDKGDKIPLLKYFRYLFPIVYALIMIVLYMSLIV; translated from the coding sequence ATGAAATTTCCCAAAAGTATCCTTTGCATCTTTATATTGTTCGTATCTGTACAATTATTTGCAAGGCAGCATCACACTATTTCAACAGAAAAAGAACCGTTGGAAGTTTCTGTTAACTTACGGATTAATAAAATTTACAATATAAATTCGGTACAGGAAACGTATCAAATTGACGGTTATTTTATGTACACTTGGAAAAATGAAGAAGCCATATCTTATCTTAAAGACTCCACGGCAAATTCAATAGTTTTTGAAAATGATAAAGCACGAGAACTCATAAATAGCGACTTATGGATTCCTGCATTCGAACTTATAAATGTTCAAGGCAGTAGAGAAGTGCCAAATATTCGTATTGAAATTTATTCTGATGGAATTATCGAATACGAAGAACGTTTTTTTGCCACATGCAGCACAAATATGGATTTTAAGAAATTTCCTTTCGATTCGCAAGTGTACCAAGTGGCTATTGAGGCGTTTTCTTATGGGAGCAAAAAAATTGTTTTTACGAATCCTAAGTTATTTCTAGAAAAAGATCACGAGGACTATCTTGGAGAAGATTGGGAGTTTGTAAATAGTGATGCACATGTTGTAACAAAAACCTATAAATACATGGATGACAGTATAAATTCTGAAAAGAATTCATACTCCAGAGTCATCTTTGAAATCAAAGCGCAAAGGCTTTCCGGATATTACGAATGGCAGGTACTATTTCCATTGTTGATTATCATTTTGGCATCGTTCTCTATTTTTTGGATCAAAGAATTTGGATCTCAAATTGGTGTCGGATTTACGTTAATGTTAACGGTTGTTGCGTTTAATTTCTATTCTGCATCCATCTTACCAAAACTTCCGTACAATACCTTTATCGAATACGTAATTATTGTGGGTTATATTTTTATCTTTTTAGGGATAGTAGCCGTGATTATAAATCATAGAATTAATGGAGAAGAAGATAAAGGAGATAAAATTCCGCTACTAAAATACTTTAGGTATTTGTTTCCAATTGTATATGCTCTTATAATGATTGTACTTTATATGTCATTAATTGTGTAG
- a CDS encoding ABC transporter ATP-binding protein produces MSSLLDIQNLTISFKGNEVIHGISYTLHPNEILGIVGESGSGKSVSSLAILGLLPKKHTEISGAILYEDQNLVSLRNKEFQRVRGNEISMIFQEPMSSLNPSMTCGKQVEEVLLQHKYSTRKAAKSEVLALFEKVKLPRVAQMYDSYPHQLSGGQKQRVMIAMAIACKPKILIADEPTTALDVTVQKEIILLLKELQQENQMGIIFISHDLALVSEIADTIVVMYQGNIVERGETTSLFTNPQHEYTKALLKSKPSLDVRLRKLPTIQDVLAGTVSDAVVTYEERKIHHETIYAKAPILEVKNVSKSFYSNARLFGKSTEVKAVNDVSFLVYEGETLGLVGESGCGKSTLGNTILQLHKATAGQILYKGEDITKLSKREIRALRKEIQIIFQDPFGSLNPRIPVGNAILEPMKVHGLYANDTERKEKVLELLERVGLEASHYGRYPHEFSGGQRQRIGIARTIALQPKLIICDESVSALDISVQAQVLNLLNELKDNFGFTYIFISHDLAVVKYISDQLLVMNDGRVEELGEADAIYANPKSLYTQALIDAIPKGI; encoded by the coding sequence ATGAGTTCGCTATTAGATATACAAAACTTAACTATCTCATTTAAAGGAAACGAAGTGATTCATGGAATTTCGTATACGTTACATCCAAATGAAATTTTAGGAATTGTTGGCGAGTCTGGTAGCGGAAAATCAGTTTCTTCATTGGCTATTTTAGGCTTATTGCCGAAAAAACATACAGAGATTTCTGGTGCTATTTTATATGAAGATCAAAACTTAGTTTCACTTCGAAATAAGGAATTTCAACGGGTACGCGGGAATGAAATTTCGATGATTTTCCAAGAACCTATGAGTTCTTTAAATCCGTCAATGACGTGTGGCAAACAGGTTGAAGAAGTATTGTTACAACACAAATATAGTACTCGGAAAGCTGCAAAGTCTGAAGTATTGGCATTGTTTGAAAAAGTAAAATTGCCTAGAGTTGCACAAATGTATGATTCGTATCCGCATCAATTGAGTGGCGGACAAAAGCAACGTGTTATGATTGCAATGGCAATTGCTTGTAAACCTAAAATTCTGATTGCTGACGAACCGACAACCGCTTTGGATGTAACGGTTCAAAAGGAAATTATTTTGTTGTTAAAAGAATTGCAACAGGAAAATCAAATGGGCATTATTTTTATCTCGCACGATTTGGCATTGGTCAGTGAAATTGCCGATACTATTGTAGTAATGTATCAAGGAAATATTGTGGAACGTGGAGAAACGACTTCGTTATTTACCAATCCGCAGCATGAATATACCAAAGCATTATTGAAATCAAAACCTTCGTTAGATGTTCGGCTACGAAAGCTTCCAACTATTCAAGATGTACTCGCAGGCACAGTTTCGGATGCGGTTGTAACTTACGAAGAACGTAAAATTCACCACGAGACCATTTACGCGAAAGCGCCAATATTAGAAGTAAAAAATGTATCAAAATCATTTTATAGCAATGCGCGTCTGTTTGGCAAATCTACGGAAGTGAAAGCTGTCAATGACGTTAGTTTTTTAGTATACGAAGGCGAAACATTAGGTTTGGTAGGCGAATCAGGTTGCGGGAAATCTACGTTGGGAAATACTATTTTGCAGTTACACAAAGCAACCGCAGGACAAATTTTATATAAAGGTGAAGATATTACCAAGTTATCCAAACGTGAAATTCGTGCGTTGCGAAAAGAGATTCAGATTATTTTTCAAGATCCTTTTGGCTCTCTAAACCCTAGAATTCCTGTCGGAAATGCTATTTTGGAGCCAATGAAAGTGCACGGTTTGTACGCCAATGATACAGAACGAAAAGAGAAAGTGTTAGAGTTGCTAGAACGTGTTGGTTTGGAAGCTTCGCATTATGGAAGATATCCGCATGAGTTTTCGGGCGGACAACGCCAACGAATTGGAATTGCGCGTACGATTGCGTTGCAACCAAAGTTGATTATTTGTGACGAATCGGTTTCTGCTTTAGATATTTCGGTGCAAGCACAAGTATTGAATTTACTGAATGAACTGAAAGATAATTTTGGTTTTACCTATATTTTTATCTCGCATGATTTGGCAGTTGTAAAGTATATTTCTGATCAATTGTTAGTGATGAATGACGGACGCGTTGAAGAATTAGGCGAAGCGGATGCAATTTATGCAAATCCAAAATCATTGTATACACAAGCATTGATTGATGCGATTCCGAAAGGAATTTGA
- a CDS encoding immunoglobulin-like domain-containing protein — MKQKYFSMGILALGMFFAQTSFGQTDAEKQKIVSQYDVQKLGELENTFTASQVQEKQKAVRLAQQNGWDIRKTLADGTLIELQKVTPDGTPVYYTTFNVAAAKSTRADHLNSGGSLGLNLMGQNMTAHVWDGGLARTSHQEYDGAGGTNRFSIGDGTTTLHYHSAHVTGTIMASGVVANSKGMAPHASAVGYDWNSDLAEATSAASSGMLISNHSYGFRGDLVPDHYFGGYITESRDWDEILFNAPNFLMVVAAGNDGNQNGYNGSPLDGNSSYDKLTGHSTSKNNLVVANANDANIDGSGNLVSVTINSSSSEGPTDDYRIKPDITGNGTSVYSTYESSDTAYNSITGTSMASPNVAGSLLLLQQHANNTNGSFMKAATLKGLALHTADDAGSNGPDAIFGWGLMNTKKAAEVITSDGNESKIEELTLTSGQTYTITVDSDGINPLLASISWTDRAGTANTTVNSSTPVLVNDLDIRVTKSGTTHTPWRLTGVTTNGQGDNVVDPYERVDVSGASGTYTITVTNKGSLVGGSQNFSLIVTGLTGTPVVCNATTPTGVSVTGVTDSQATVSWTAVPAATYDVRYRATGSSTWTTNAVSGSSTTLTGLTLTTQYEVQVRSKCTSGNSSYSASVNFTTTEVQLNYCASNGNSVADEYISRVQLGSIDNSTGASAGGYADHTSVSTSLAKNTSQTITVTPTWSGTVYSEGYSVWIDYNQDGDFSDAGEQVWTQAATQTTPVSGSFTVPSSATNGATRMRVSLKYNAIPTACESFSYGEVEDYTVNITSGAADTTSPVITLTGSATMNLNVGDSFTDPGATATDNVDGNLTSSIAVTGSVNTNAVGTYTLNYNVSDAAGNAAIQVSRTVNVSDGTAPVITLTGSATMNLTVGDSFTDPGATATDNVDGNLTSSIVVTGSVNTNTAGTYILNYNVSDAAGNAATQVSRTVIVTAPSTGSCSGGITSFPYTEGFENTLGGWTQSSADDIDWIVDASGTPSSNTGPASASQGTYYVYVEASGSAGFPTKQAILNSPCFDLSAATQATFDFKYHMYGAADMGSILLEASDDNGASWTSLWSQTGNKGNSWLSASVDLAAYVGGSVQLRFNRTTGSTWQADIAIDDVSLTTSGGGTSCSDVSLSITFDNYPEETSWEITNSGGVVVASGGTYASQADGSTLNIAVGCLDDGCYDFTITDAYGDGICCSYGNGSFTLTNSTSGATLASGGSFTTSETTNFCLVATTSTNDTRYATTSDDTLGASFEVQIYPNPVKGGVLNVRTLENDANYTITNIMGQQVAKGKIGSGTINVERLQSGVYMIQIEAESKTVTKKFIKE, encoded by the coding sequence ATGAAACAAAAGTACTTTTCAATGGGCATATTAGCCCTCGGAATGTTTTTCGCACAAACTTCATTTGGACAAACTGATGCTGAAAAGCAGAAAATAGTAAGCCAATATGATGTTCAGAAACTAGGAGAATTAGAAAACACATTTACAGCGTCACAAGTGCAAGAAAAGCAAAAAGCTGTAAGACTTGCTCAACAAAACGGTTGGGACATTAGAAAAACTCTAGCAGACGGAACTTTAATTGAACTACAAAAAGTTACTCCAGACGGAACGCCTGTATATTACACAACATTTAATGTAGCGGCAGCAAAATCAACACGAGCAGATCATTTAAATAGTGGAGGTTCATTAGGATTGAACCTTATGGGACAAAACATGACTGCACACGTTTGGGATGGTGGTTTGGCAAGAACTTCGCATCAAGAATATGATGGAGCTGGAGGAACGAATAGATTTTCTATTGGTGACGGAACAACAACATTACACTATCACTCAGCACACGTTACAGGAACGATTATGGCTTCTGGAGTGGTTGCGAATTCAAAAGGAATGGCGCCACATGCAAGTGCAGTCGGATATGACTGGAATAGTGATTTAGCAGAAGCAACTTCAGCAGCATCTAGCGGAATGTTAATCTCTAATCATTCCTATGGTTTTAGAGGTGATTTAGTTCCTGATCATTATTTTGGAGGATATATTACAGAATCTCGTGATTGGGATGAAATATTATTCAACGCACCAAACTTTTTAATGGTAGTAGCTGCAGGAAATGATGGAAATCAAAATGGATATAATGGAAGTCCTTTAGACGGAAATAGTTCTTATGATAAGTTAACAGGACATTCTACATCAAAAAATAATTTAGTAGTTGCCAATGCAAATGATGCAAATATTGACGGAAGTGGAAACTTAGTTTCGGTAACCATAAATAGTAGTAGTAGTGAAGGACCAACGGATGATTACCGTATTAAACCAGATATTACTGGAAACGGAACTTCGGTATATTCTACGTATGAAAGTAGTGATACAGCATACAACTCTATTACAGGAACATCAATGGCTTCACCAAACGTAGCAGGATCATTATTATTATTACAACAACATGCTAATAATACAAACGGTTCATTTATGAAAGCAGCAACTTTAAAAGGGTTGGCTTTACATACAGCAGATGACGCAGGATCTAACGGACCTGACGCTATTTTTGGATGGGGATTAATGAATACAAAAAAAGCTGCTGAGGTAATTACAAGTGATGGAAACGAATCTAAAATTGAAGAATTGACCTTGACTTCTGGTCAAACGTATACAATTACTGTTGATTCTGATGGAATAAACCCATTACTAGCATCTATTTCTTGGACAGATCGTGCAGGAACGGCTAATACAACTGTAAACTCTTCAACACCAGTTTTAGTAAATGATTTAGATATAAGAGTTACCAAAAGTGGAACAACACACACTCCGTGGAGATTGACAGGAGTTACGACGAATGGACAAGGAGATAATGTGGTAGATCCGTATGAAAGAGTGGACGTTTCTGGAGCATCTGGAACGTATACAATTACGGTAACAAACAAAGGATCTTTAGTTGGCGGAAGTCAAAACTTCTCACTAATTGTAACTGGATTAACAGGAACACCAGTAGTTTGTAATGCAACTACACCAACAGGAGTTTCAGTAACTGGAGTAACAGATTCGCAAGCAACTGTTTCTTGGACAGCAGTTCCTGCGGCAACATATGACGTACGATACAGAGCAACTGGAAGTTCTACTTGGACAACAAATGCAGTTTCTGGGTCATCTACAACATTAACAGGATTAACATTAACTACACAATATGAAGTGCAAGTTCGTAGCAAATGTACAAGTGGAAACTCGTCATACAGTGCGTCTGTGAACTTTACAACTACGGAAGTACAATTAAATTATTGCGCTTCTAATGGAAATAGTGTAGCCGATGAATATATTAGTAGAGTACAACTTGGAAGTATAGATAATAGCACAGGAGCTTCGGCCGGTGGTTATGCAGATCATACTTCTGTTTCTACTTCTTTAGCAAAAAATACATCACAAACAATTACAGTAACGCCAACTTGGTCAGGAACTGTATATAGTGAAGGATATAGTGTTTGGATTGATTACAATCAAGATGGAGACTTTAGCGATGCTGGAGAACAAGTTTGGACACAAGCTGCTACACAAACAACTCCTGTAAGTGGTTCTTTTACAGTACCATCTTCTGCAACAAATGGAGCTACACGTATGCGAGTATCTTTAAAATATAATGCAATACCAACAGCGTGTGAATCGTTCTCTTATGGAGAAGTTGAAGATTATACTGTAAATATTACAAGCGGAGCAGCTGATACAACATCGCCAGTAATTACATTAACTGGTTCAGCAACGATGAACTTAAACGTAGGAGACTCATTTACAGATCCAGGAGCAACGGCAACAGATAACGTAGATGGAAACTTAACATCAAGTATTGCAGTAACTGGTTCGGTAAATACCAATGCAGTTGGAACATATACATTAAACTACAATGTAAGTGATGCAGCAGGAAACGCAGCAATACAAGTGAGTAGAACAGTAAATGTATCTGATGGAACAGCACCAGTAATTACATTAACTGGTTCGGCAACGATGAACTTAACTGTCGGAGATTCGTTTACAGATCCTGGCGCAACGGCAACAGATAACGTAGATGGAAACTTAACATCAAGTATTGTAGTAACAGGTTCTGTGAATACAAATACTGCAGGAACGTATATATTAAATTATAATGTAAGTGATGCAGCAGGAAATGCAGCAACACAAGTTTCAAGAACCGTAATTGTTACAGCACCTAGTACAGGAAGTTGTTCAGGAGGAATAACATCATTCCCTTATACTGAAGGATTTGAAAATACGTTAGGCGGATGGACACAATCTAGCGCAGATGATATTGACTGGATAGTTGATGCTTCTGGAACACCTTCAAGCAATACAGGACCAGCTAGTGCTTCTCAAGGAACATATTATGTATACGTTGAAGCATCAGGAAGTGCTGGCTTTCCAACAAAACAAGCGATTTTAAATTCTCCTTGTTTTGACTTAAGTGCAGCAACGCAAGCTACATTCGATTTTAAATATCACATGTATGGAGCAGCTGATATGGGAAGTATTTTATTGGAAGCAAGTGATGACAACGGAGCTTCATGGACATCCTTATGGAGCCAAACAGGAAATAAAGGAAATTCTTGGTTATCTGCAAGTGTAGATTTAGCAGCATATGTTGGTGGAAGTGTACAACTACGATTTAACAGAACTACAGGTTCTACTTGGCAAGCAGATATTGCAATAGATGATGTAAGCCTTACTACAAGTGGTGGCGGAACTTCATGTTCTGATGTTTCCTTATCAATTACTTTTGATAATTATCCTGAAGAAACAAGTTGGGAAATTACAAATAGTGGAGGAGTCGTTGTTGCTTCAGGCGGAACATACGCTTCTCAAGCAGACGGATCAACATTAAATATTGCTGTTGGTTGTTTAGATGATGGATGTTATGACTTTACTATTACAGATGCGTATGGTGATGGAATTTGCTGTTCTTATGGAAATGGTTCGTTTACACTTACAAATAGTACTAGTGGAGCAACCTTAGCTTCAGGCGGTTCATTTACAACATCTGAAACTACAAACTTCTGTTTGGTAGCTACAACGTCTACGAACGATACACGATATGCAACAACTAGCGATGATACTCTTGGAGCATCGTTTGAAGTTCAGATTTATCCTAATCCTGTAAAAGGAGGCGTATTAAATGTTAGAACGTTGGAAAATGATGCAAATTATACCATAACTAACATCATGGGACAACAAGTAGCGAAAGGAAAAATTGGTTCTGGAACTATTAATGTTGAAAGATTACAAAGTGGAGTTTATATGATTCAAATCGAAGCAGAATCAAAAACTGTAACGAAGAAGTTTATTAAAGAATAA
- a CDS encoding class I SAM-dependent methyltransferase, with protein MSLTKEEKRIFRSLLFKHQDGIAITAIIATLEHHAVFDFLAMQQTTSVAEILQQFPQFHAGYLNIALRSLASQGILTYEVSEKEVRIETTSKFIAFQRHITHYVTFNELFVYFYELFKQPFQFPLQKPRKLYQLASYLTNARKALRTDAYFQIEIAAHMEGVLLASLLVYLEYHGDLENIETATFLEDESLQKVLKLLELHDGNTLTAKGNFLVSKSYAYGVTVSYLPIMRHMETYLTGDFLPFFEQDHLGNEQHVFRGVNVWGSGGSHATYFNKFDAVLTAIFNKPLAEQPKGIIDVGCGNGALLEHVFDLIWNQTHRRDDLGANKLILVGADYNKEALLTTKRNLEKANVWAEVVWGDIGNPAEIDQKLQELYNVKLEELLNVRSFLDHNRPFNSPQGSYRGSLLSTGAFAHRGKQLHNTDVSQSLVEHFQKWKPYIQQHGLLFIELHTVSPTTVSLNLGRTPCTAYDVTHGFSDQYIVELNVFLEAIVKAGLSVDPTHSYRFPTEEISTVSINLIR; from the coding sequence ATGAGCTTAACCAAGGAAGAGAAACGAATATTCCGATCATTATTATTTAAACATCAAGACGGAATTGCTATTACTGCAATTATTGCAACTTTAGAACATCATGCAGTTTTTGATTTTTTAGCTATGCAACAAACAACTTCCGTTGCCGAGATTCTTCAACAATTTCCACAATTCCATGCAGGTTATTTGAATATTGCGCTGCGCAGTTTGGCTTCACAAGGAATTTTGACATATGAGGTTTCTGAAAAAGAAGTTCGCATTGAAACTACTTCAAAGTTTATAGCATTTCAGCGTCACATTACACATTATGTAACCTTTAATGAACTGTTTGTGTACTTTTATGAATTATTCAAACAGCCATTTCAGTTTCCATTACAGAAACCTCGAAAATTATATCAGCTAGCTTCTTATTTGACAAATGCTCGAAAAGCACTTCGCACAGATGCATATTTTCAGATAGAGATTGCCGCACATATGGAAGGTGTTTTGTTAGCTTCATTGTTAGTATATTTAGAGTATCATGGCGATTTAGAAAATATAGAAACCGCTACATTCTTAGAAGATGAATCGCTTCAAAAGGTATTGAAATTATTGGAATTACACGACGGAAATACATTGACAGCAAAAGGTAATTTTTTAGTTTCTAAGAGTTATGCTTACGGAGTTACCGTTTCGTATTTGCCAATTATGCGACATATGGAAACGTACTTGACAGGCGATTTTCTTCCGTTTTTTGAGCAAGATCATTTAGGTAATGAACAACATGTATTTAGAGGTGTGAATGTTTGGGGAAGTGGCGGAAGTCACGCAACCTATTTTAATAAGTTTGATGCGGTTTTGACAGCTATTTTTAATAAACCACTTGCCGAGCAGCCAAAAGGAATTATTGATGTCGGTTGTGGAAATGGCGCGCTTTTGGAACATGTTTTTGATTTGATTTGGAATCAGACACATCGCAGAGACGATTTAGGCGCAAATAAACTCATCTTAGTTGGTGCCGATTATAATAAGGAAGCTTTGTTGACTACCAAACGAAATTTGGAGAAAGCCAATGTTTGGGCAGAAGTTGTTTGGGGCGATATTGGGAATCCGGCAGAGATTGATCAGAAATTACAAGAGTTGTATAATGTAAAGTTGGAGGAATTGTTGAATGTGCGTTCTTTTTTAGATCATAATCGCCCGTTTAATTCGCCTCAAGGTTCATATAGAGGCAGTTTGCTTTCTACGGGAGCATTTGCGCATCGCGGGAAACAATTGCATAATACTGACGTTTCACAAAGTTTGGTAGAACATTTTCAGAAATGGAAACCGTATATTCAACAGCACGGATTGTTGTTTATTGAGCTCCATACGGTTTCGCCAACTACGGTTTCTTTAAATTTAGGCAGAACACCTTGTACAGCGTATGATGTGACACATGGTTTTTCCGACCAATATATTGTAGAGTTGAATGTATTTTTGGAAGCGATTGTTAAAGCAGGACTTTCCGTTGATCCTACACATTCGTATCGTTTTCCAACAGAAGAGATTTCCACGGTTAGTATTAATTTGATTCGGTAG
- a CDS encoding class I lanthipeptide yields MKKKNVKKLSISKSAISVLNVNSVRQIKGGSAFVCSNDCDTTTDTDTLGIPGTIIGCPYNPSYYPCENENRN; encoded by the coding sequence ATGAAAAAAAAGAATGTAAAAAAATTGTCTATTAGTAAGTCCGCTATTTCTGTGCTTAATGTAAATTCTGTGCGTCAGATAAAAGGAGGAAGTGCATTTGTGTGTTCCAATGATTGTGACACAACTACGGATACAGATACTTTAGGAATTCCAGGAACTATCATCGGATGTCCATACAATCCTAGTTACTATCCTTGCGAAAATGAAAATCGTAATTAA